In uncultured Cohaesibacter sp., a genomic segment contains:
- a CDS encoding TRAP transporter large permease subunit, with amino-acid sequence MGIETATLAIVASLLAFMAIGIPLGITTLLVSIATALFYFGPPGLVLIATNVLHVLEKYELIAVPFFVFMANMLERSGIAEDLFKSMSILGGRFRGSVAVQTCLVAIVLAAMSGIMGGEIVMLGLIALPQMLKLGYDKKLTIGIVCAAGALATLVPPSVVMIVYGLAAQVSIADLFSAGLIPGIILASLYISYVLIRVRLNPDLAPLDNNPVLSEPFCKRLPHMKGAILPLLLIGGVLGSIYTGIATVTESAAVGATGSLIIAAWRRKLNWVTARDAMRQTALTVGSIIWLVMGAISLVGIYNLIGGINFVRNTLVGLDIPPLATVAVMMLIVAVLGTFMEWIAIIFITVPIFTPVINDLGMDPVWFGVLFAMNIQIYYLSPPFGPACFFLKSVAPKEITLQNIFVAVLPFIALQFVGMLAVMFFPQLALFLPNLFNG; translated from the coding sequence ATGGGAATTGAAACTGCTACCCTCGCCATTGTTGCCTCATTGCTCGCTTTCATGGCAATCGGCATCCCTCTGGGGATCACCACGCTTCTGGTCTCGATTGCCACGGCGCTTTTCTATTTCGGACCTCCGGGCCTCGTGCTGATCGCCACCAATGTTCTGCATGTGCTGGAGAAATATGAACTGATCGCCGTTCCCTTCTTCGTCTTCATGGCGAATATGCTGGAGCGATCAGGCATTGCCGAAGACCTGTTCAAAAGCATGTCCATTCTGGGCGGGCGCTTCCGCGGCTCCGTTGCCGTCCAGACCTGTCTGGTGGCCATCGTTCTGGCTGCCATGAGCGGCATCATGGGCGGTGAAATCGTCATGCTCGGCCTCATTGCCCTGCCACAGATGCTCAAGCTCGGTTATGACAAGAAACTGACCATCGGCATCGTCTGCGCGGCCGGTGCGCTGGCGACGCTGGTTCCCCCTTCCGTGGTCATGATCGTCTATGGGCTTGCCGCTCAGGTTTCCATCGCCGATCTCTTCTCCGCAGGGCTCATTCCCGGCATCATTCTGGCTTCACTCTATATCAGCTATGTGCTGATCCGGGTGCGGCTCAATCCGGATCTCGCCCCGCTCGACAACAATCCAGTTCTCTCCGAACCCTTCTGCAAGCGCCTGCCGCACATGAAGGGGGCGATATTGCCGCTGCTGCTGATTGGCGGCGTGCTGGGATCAATCTATACCGGCATCGCAACGGTAACAGAATCCGCCGCAGTCGGAGCCACCGGCTCGCTGATCATTGCCGCATGGCGCAGGAAACTGAATTGGGTCACGGCCCGAGATGCCATGCGCCAGACGGCCCTAACGGTCGGTTCCATCATCTGGCTGGTCATGGGTGCCATTTCTCTGGTCGGGATCTACAATCTGATCGGCGGCATCAATTTCGTGCGCAACACCCTTGTCGGCCTTGATATTCCGCCGCTGGCAACCGTTGCGGTGATGATGCTGATCGTCGCCGTGCTCGGAACCTTCATGGAATGGATCGCCATCATTTTCATCACGGTGCCGATATTCACACCTGTGATCAATGATCTGGGCATGGATCCGGTATGGTTCGGCGTTCTCTTCGCCATGAATATCCAGATCTACTATCTCTCGCCACCTTTCGGACCGGCCTGCTTCTTCCTGAAAAGCGTCGCCCCGAAGGAAATCACCTTACAGAATATCTTTGTGGCGGTGTTGCCTTTCATCGCCCTGCAATTTGTCGGCATGCTCGCCGTGATGTTCTTCCCGCAACTGGCCCTGTTCCTGCCAAATCTGTTCAACGGATGA
- a CDS encoding TRAP transporter large permease, which produces MTWLWIIPLMLLAFALNMRLYLGILLAVLCYFTFFSFTPPEIAIQRFIAPALNTSLLAIPFFVMLGTLMAHSGVAERIIDVALLLVGRIRGGLALTNILVSSLLGGLSASNLADSAMLTRMMVPEMERHGYDRGFSAAVTAAGSLITPIIPPGIALIIYALIADVSVASMFMAGIIPGILCAILLMITAYIVSVKRGYLPKSMKRPTKREAGITILRSWPAFLLIIVIIGGIRLGVFTPTEAGAVAVLAIIIIGTVLHRTMSFGDILNSIYSAGKSTASVLLIIMASGALGWIFSNEKAGIAFAELITNFTTNKYVFLITLNIALLFFGMLIEGTALMIILVPLLKPTLMSMGIDPVHFGIIMILNMSIGTLTPPVGTVMLVVSQLANVDVMRFTKAAVPFYLALFIALGLVIFIPEISLLLPHMSQ; this is translated from the coding sequence ATGACTTGGCTGTGGATCATCCCTCTCATGTTGTTAGCCTTCGCGCTCAACATGCGCCTCTATCTCGGCATTCTTCTCGCCGTGCTGTGTTACTTCACCTTTTTCTCCTTCACTCCGCCTGAAATCGCCATTCAGCGCTTTATTGCGCCGGCGCTCAACACCTCTCTGCTTGCCATTCCCTTCTTTGTCATGCTGGGCACGCTGATGGCGCATTCCGGGGTGGCTGAACGCATTATCGACGTTGCCCTGCTTCTGGTTGGCCGCATCCGTGGCGGTCTTGCGCTGACCAATATTCTGGTTTCCAGCCTGCTTGGTGGTCTTTCTGCCTCCAACCTGGCCGACAGCGCCATGCTGACCCGCATGATGGTTCCCGAAATGGAACGTCATGGCTATGACCGTGGCTTCTCTGCTGCGGTAACGGCTGCCGGTTCGCTGATCACGCCGATCATTCCTCCCGGAATTGCCCTGATCATCTATGCCCTGATCGCAGACGTGTCTGTTGCCTCGATGTTTATGGCCGGTATCATTCCGGGCATTCTCTGCGCCATCCTGCTGATGATCACCGCCTATATCGTTTCGGTCAAGCGCGGCTATCTGCCCAAGAGCATGAAGCGCCCGACGAAGCGTGAGGCCGGTATCACCATCCTGCGCTCCTGGCCTGCCTTCCTGCTGATCATCGTGATCATTGGTGGTATCCGCCTTGGCGTCTTCACGCCAACGGAAGCAGGCGCCGTGGCCGTTCTTGCGATCATCATTATCGGTACGGTGCTGCACCGGACGATGAGCTTTGGCGATATTCTCAACTCGATTTATTCGGCCGGTAAATCCACTGCCTCGGTGCTGCTGATCATTATGGCCAGCGGTGCGCTCGGCTGGATTTTCTCGAACGAAAAAGCCGGTATTGCCTTTGCCGAACTGATTACCAATTTCACCACCAACAAATATGTCTTCCTCATCACGCTGAATATCGCGCTGCTGTTCTTCGGCATGTTGATTGAAGGCACTGCCCTGATGATCATTCTGGTGCCACTGCTCAAGCCGACCCTGATGAGCATGGGCATTGATCCGGTTCATTTCGGCATCATCATGATCCTGAACATGTCCATCGGCACCCTTACTCCGCCGGTTGGAACCGTCATGCTGGTGGTATCGCAATTGGCCAATGTGGACGTGATGCGCTTTACCAAGGCCGCTGTACCATTCTATCTGGCTCTGTTCATTGCGCTTGGTCTGGTGATCTTCATCCCTGAAATCTCGCTGCTGCTGCCGCATATGAGCCAATAG
- a CDS encoding TRAP transporter small permease has translation MSITRRIFTILLGLPLAYLVLATSYSVFMRYWMESPILWMEETSGLAMIWVVMVGAMCAERDRENLSIAFLTDLMGEKTRMICSIFVSLISIGLLLYIAYLGHSLAERVAFKLTGVLKISWYWIDIAVPVGMIGSAIFVAINMVKKIRGLDHPEHQDHNKEGEAA, from the coding sequence ATGTCTATAACGCGTCGAATCTTTACGATTCTGCTGGGCCTGCCACTTGCCTATCTGGTCCTGGCAACCTCCTATTCAGTTTTCATGCGTTACTGGATGGAAAGCCCCATTTTGTGGATGGAAGAAACATCCGGCCTTGCCATGATCTGGGTGGTCATGGTTGGCGCCATGTGTGCGGAAAGAGACCGTGAGAATCTCTCGATCGCATTCCTGACCGACCTGATGGGCGAGAAGACCCGCATGATCTGCTCGATCTTCGTTTCCCTGATCTCTATCGGGCTGCTGCTCTATATTGCCTATCTGGGGCATAGCCTGGCCGAACGCGTGGCCTTCAAACTGACGGGCGTGTTGAAAATCTCCTGGTACTGGATCGATATCGCCGTGCCTGTCGGCATGATCGGATCTGCCATCTTTGTTGCCATCAACATGGTGAAGAAAATTCGCGGTCTGGATCATCCCGAGCACCAAGACCATAATAAGGAAGGAGAAGCAGCATGA
- the dctP gene encoding TRAP transporter substrate-binding protein DctP, with amino-acid sequence MFKPMTATAADYLSNAGKLLLSTSAIIATGALLGSLVATPADAGQTLRIQSSFNSGDFANLYLVNNWLPKLPEMTNGEITMELMPSGAVVPAKETADVIVAGVLDGDFTTPIYFSGKNPAFAILGDLTAAYDSPMQQQGFCKDGPGEEVHQAVYDKVFGGKIKVVACGPYAREALPATVKIDGVEALKGKKIRAPQGLSSEVFRRAGATPVNIPYSEVYTALQTGIVDAADASAYVNNDAAGLNKIATFPIYPGIHSQAVMQLTLNKKKWESLSAESQKGLRDWWYAAMTDLAKVAHEKDEELAARDKAGSAITVVDWPQAERDKFREIAKEAWAEYATKSPEAKQALDAHMAYMKSIGLLK; translated from the coding sequence GTGTTTAAACCAATGACGGCAACCGCCGCCGATTATCTGTCGAACGCAGGTAAATTATTGCTATCAACCAGCGCAATCATCGCCACAGGCGCCTTGTTGGGCAGCCTTGTTGCAACGCCAGCAGACGCCGGGCAGACCTTGCGCATCCAGTCTTCTTTCAATTCGGGCGACTTTGCCAATCTTTATCTGGTCAACAACTGGCTTCCCAAATTGCCGGAAATGACCAATGGCGAAATCACCATGGAGCTAATGCCCTCCGGTGCGGTGGTTCCGGCCAAGGAAACCGCCGATGTGATCGTCGCCGGTGTGCTGGATGGCGACTTCACCACCCCGATCTATTTCTCGGGCAAAAATCCCGCCTTTGCCATTCTTGGCGATCTGACGGCCGCTTATGATTCCCCCATGCAGCAACAGGGCTTCTGCAAGGACGGTCCGGGCGAAGAAGTCCATCAGGCGGTCTATGACAAGGTCTTTGGCGGCAAGATCAAGGTCGTCGCCTGCGGCCCATATGCCCGTGAAGCATTGCCTGCTACCGTAAAGATTGATGGCGTGGAAGCTCTCAAGGGCAAGAAGATCCGCGCCCCGCAAGGTTTATCGTCCGAGGTTTTCCGCCGCGCCGGGGCCACTCCGGTCAATATTCCCTATTCGGAAGTCTACACCGCCCTTCAGACCGGCATCGTCGATGCCGCTGATGCCAGCGCCTATGTCAACAACGATGCGGCAGGCCTTAACAAGATTGCCACCTTCCCGATCTATCCGGGCATTCACAGTCAGGCCGTCATGCAATTGACGCTTAACAAGAAAAAATGGGAATCCCTGTCTGCCGAGAGCCAGAAAGGGCTGCGCGACTGGTGGTATGCCGCCATGACCGACCTTGCCAAGGTTGCCCATGAGAAAGACGAAGAGCTTGCCGCCAGAGACAAGGCAGGCAGCGCGATCACCGTCGTTGACTGGCCACAGGCCGAGCGTGACAAATTCCGCGAGATCGCCAAGGAAGCATGGGCGGAATATGCCACCAAAAGCCCCGAAGCCAAACAGGCTCTCGATGCCCACATGGCTTACATGAAGAGTATCGGCCTTTTGAAATAG
- a CDS encoding zinc-binding alcohol dehydrogenase family protein, with protein sequence MKALCIVDAEKNELRDVEPMTMGPDDVLVDIAYVGFCGSDLNTYMGKNPLVQLPRIPGHEASGFVVEKGANVGDEIKIGQSVILWPYSACGHCSSCRAGRPNACRYNETLGVQRDGALREKMVIRADCVVPNESLTPKRQVLVEPLSVGFHAVSRGRVEASDTVVVMGCGMIGVGAIMGAAARGARVIAVDVSPEKEEIAKLVGASEFLTLSGEALVAKVNELTDNHGANVVIEAVGLPITFTTAIDVACFCGRVVYVGYSKAPVTYETKFFNLKELDIMGSRNAMRPDFDAVIEALLKIGDKMDSLITKTFPMDQAADALPYWEANKNDVLKLVVEL encoded by the coding sequence ATGAAAGCACTTTGCATTGTTGACGCGGAAAAGAACGAGCTTCGCGACGTCGAGCCGATGACCATGGGACCGGATGATGTTCTGGTTGACATTGCCTATGTGGGTTTCTGCGGCAGTGACCTCAACACATATATGGGCAAGAATCCTCTGGTTCAGCTGCCTCGTATTCCCGGGCATGAAGCGTCCGGTTTTGTCGTTGAAAAGGGTGCGAATGTCGGTGATGAGATCAAGATTGGCCAGTCGGTCATTCTCTGGCCCTATTCCGCTTGTGGCCATTGCAGCAGCTGTCGCGCCGGTCGCCCGAATGCCTGCCGCTATAATGAAACGCTCGGTGTTCAGCGCGATGGTGCCCTGCGCGAGAAGATGGTCATTCGTGCCGACTGTGTCGTGCCGAATGAAAGCCTGACGCCGAAACGGCAGGTTCTGGTCGAGCCGCTATCTGTCGGTTTTCATGCGGTATCCCGCGGTCGGGTTGAAGCCAGCGACACCGTTGTCGTGATGGGCTGCGGCATGATCGGTGTGGGCGCCATCATGGGCGCTGCTGCGCGTGGTGCGCGCGTCATTGCCGTTGATGTCAGCCCGGAAAAGGAAGAGATCGCCAAGCTCGTTGGCGCCAGTGAGTTCCTCACCCTGAGTGGTGAAGCGCTGGTTGCGAAGGTCAATGAACTGACCGACAATCACGGTGCCAATGTCGTTATCGAAGCCGTTGGCCTGCCCATCACCTTCACCACTGCAATCGATGTTGCCTGCTTCTGTGGTCGCGTTGTCTATGTCGGCTATTCCAAGGCTCCGGTTACCTATGAGACAAAATTCTTCAACCTCAAGGAACTGGATATCATGGGCTCTCGCAACGCAATGCGTCCGGACTTTGATGCGGTGATCGAGGCTCTGCTCAAGATCGGCGACAAGATGGACAGCCTGATCACCAAAACCTTCCCGATGGATCAGGCCGCTGATGCCCTGCCATATTGGGAAGCCAACAAGAATGATGTTCTCAAGCTGGTGGTCGAACTCTAA
- a CDS encoding ABC transporter permease has translation MRPTRLKGIVAKPGYASFAALLILPVLGFLLWLVGSRYGWFNAYLLPPPVEVWTAAVDLWGKGLLAEHIEVSLMRVLVGFALSGSSALLLAALNYRFPLIRRMTFLPLEAIRVIPPLALVPLLILWFGIGEGSKLAVIILASFFPVYLSALTALQTVDPKLLQMAQTLNLNKLETVRFVLVPGASAGLSTGLRLGFGYAWRALVGAELIAASAGLGYLILDSEQLARTDRIFVGIVVIAITGMVLDAIFRRLLPADDRQRMLGGVF, from the coding sequence ATGAGACCAACGCGACTGAAAGGCATTGTTGCCAAGCCGGGATATGCATCCTTTGCAGCCTTGCTCATTCTGCCTGTGCTGGGATTCCTTCTCTGGCTCGTTGGGTCTCGGTATGGCTGGTTCAATGCCTATCTCCTGCCGCCACCAGTGGAAGTCTGGACCGCAGCCGTGGATCTTTGGGGCAAGGGGTTGCTCGCCGAGCACATTGAGGTGAGTCTGATGCGGGTGCTTGTCGGCTTTGCGCTGTCGGGGTCTTCGGCCTTGCTGCTGGCGGCGCTCAACTATCGCTTCCCGCTCATTCGGCGCATGACCTTCCTGCCGCTCGAAGCCATCCGGGTGATCCCGCCGCTGGCACTGGTTCCCCTGCTCATCCTGTGGTTCGGCATCGGGGAGGGGTCAAAACTCGCCGTCATCATCCTTGCCAGTTTCTTCCCCGTCTACCTTTCCGCCTTGACGGCGCTGCAGACGGTTGATCCCAAACTTTTGCAAATGGCTCAGACCCTCAACCTCAACAAGCTGGAGACCGTCCGCTTTGTGCTGGTGCCGGGGGCGAGCGCGGGGCTTTCTACCGGCTTGCGGCTTGGCTTTGGCTATGCCTGGCGTGCCCTTGTCGGGGCGGAGCTGATCGCTGCAAGCGCCGGGCTTGGTTATCTCATCCTCGATTCCGAACAATTGGCGCGGACTGACAGGATCTTCGTTGGCATTGTCGTCATTGCCATTACAGGCATGGTGCTGGATGCCATCTTCCGCCGCCTGCTGCCAGCCGATGACCGGCAGCGTATGCTCGGGGGTGTCTTCTGA
- a CDS encoding FadR/GntR family transcriptional regulator yields MSSPKVDLAISLVQDLIRSGKIKPGDRLPNEAEFSTQLGVSRNSLREAVRAMSAMKILEARQGDGTYVSGLDPAQMIETLRFAVDVSGPEAVLWFLEIRVLMELHTTAIAAARRTKSDLDRLKQCHQAMLKAEDTDTLLKKDSEFHHIIAETTKNPIMISLLNVVSAPGLRARIWRNRMTDSATNNLRIEHEEVLNRIEAQDVEGAKYAMYAHVSGVQSWVRNNPDFFSASEEPQSSTKK; encoded by the coding sequence ATGAGCAGCCCAAAGGTAGATCTGGCTATTTCACTGGTTCAGGATTTGATTCGATCTGGCAAAATCAAACCCGGAGATCGCCTGCCGAATGAGGCTGAGTTTTCCACTCAACTCGGTGTGTCGCGCAACTCTCTGCGCGAAGCGGTTCGTGCCATGAGCGCCATGAAAATTCTTGAAGCCAGACAAGGAGATGGCACCTATGTCTCCGGTCTGGATCCGGCCCAGATGATCGAAACCCTGCGTTTCGCTGTCGATGTCTCAGGCCCCGAAGCGGTTCTGTGGTTCCTCGAAATCCGCGTCCTGATGGAGCTGCACACAACAGCCATAGCCGCAGCCCGACGCACAAAATCCGATCTGGACCGCCTCAAGCAATGCCATCAGGCCATGCTCAAGGCCGAAGATACCGACACGCTGCTCAAGAAGGATTCCGAGTTCCATCACATCATCGCCGAGACAACCAAGAATCCGATCATGATTTCCCTGCTCAATGTGGTTTCCGCGCCGGGCCTGAGGGCACGCATCTGGCGCAACCGCATGACCGACAGCGCAACCAACAATCTGCGCATCGAGCATGAAGAGGTGCTCAACCGCATCGAAGCGCAGGACGTCGAAGGCGCCAAATATGCCATGTATGCCCATGTCAGCGGCGTTCAGAGCTGGGTTAGAAACAATCCCGATTTCTTTTCCGCTTCCGAAGAGCCCCAAAGCTCGACCAAAAAGTAA
- a CDS encoding aliphatic sulfonate ABC transporter substrate-binding protein, translating into MLKSLQTGIKALLAAAFGLALSAAAAIADEVKEINVSYVTSPFNLQVMVTKLQGRLEKEFEKDGITINWHEITSGAKQAQALAAGSLDFGMVMNSTSVLMATAAGNPIKIISAVSRPSETFALVAAKDGPNSVAELKGKTVAGPKGTVLHQMLVAAIAKAGLEQSDVNFVSMDLPKARAAMLSGNVDAALLAASLVIKSEEEGAHVITTAKGLVTPKLVLAARPDFVAEHPDLVARVIKVHKEAQSYIDANRAEAIALGAKEQNISVDDATKLADWAGFTTSLDQDDLASMKDDMDFLIANDLIKGPVDISDVVAPSAME; encoded by the coding sequence ATGCTGAAGTCACTTCAAACTGGCATCAAGGCCCTTCTGGCCGCGGCCTTTGGTCTTGCCCTGTCCGCAGCAGCGGCTATTGCCGACGAGGTCAAGGAAATCAACGTCTCCTATGTGACATCGCCCTTCAATCTGCAGGTCATGGTCACCAAGCTGCAGGGACGGCTTGAGAAGGAATTCGAAAAGGATGGCATCACCATCAACTGGCACGAGATCACCTCGGGTGCCAAACAGGCGCAGGCTCTGGCCGCTGGATCGCTCGATTTCGGCATGGTGATGAACTCCACTTCGGTGCTGATGGCCACCGCCGCAGGCAACCCGATCAAGATCATATCTGCCGTCTCGCGTCCATCGGAGACCTTCGCTCTGGTCGCTGCCAAGGATGGCCCCAACTCGGTTGCTGAACTCAAAGGCAAGACGGTCGCCGGTCCGAAGGGCACCGTGTTGCATCAGATGCTGGTGGCAGCCATCGCCAAGGCCGGGCTTGAGCAAAGTGACGTCAATTTCGTCTCGATGGATCTGCCAAAGGCCCGCGCGGCCATGCTGTCGGGAAATGTTGACGCCGCCCTGCTGGCCGCTTCCCTGGTCATCAAGTCCGAGGAAGAAGGGGCTCACGTGATCACCACGGCCAAGGGCCTTGTCACGCCCAAGCTGGTGCTTGCCGCCCGCCCTGACTTTGTTGCCGAGCATCCTGATCTGGTGGCCCGTGTTATCAAGGTGCACAAGGAAGCCCAGAGCTATATCGACGCCAACCGCGCCGAGGCTATTGCGCTCGGTGCCAAGGAGCAGAATATTTCCGTAGACGACGCCACCAAGCTGGCCGACTGGGCAGGCTTCACGACGAGCCTTGATCAGGACGATCTTGCCAGCATGAAGGATGACATGGACTTCCTCATCGCCAATGACCTGATCAAGGGGCCGGTTGACATCAGTGACGTCGTTGCCCCAAGTGCGATGGAGTAA
- a CDS encoding mannonate dehydratase — translation MYLGEQLISPTDERLRLSAQLGCEGIVIDTRPNPELLTGDGLWDAAKITQQRKWVESYGMSCDCLALDLGSLLLDSLRNLERAKIRAAQLRQHIQAAGEGGVNMVKFTVAMVGITRTGVVDGRGGMKCSTFKASDYAPETDARFSYWGTVLPEDGETKSASPVYDKSNPETGGQMLANEAGGISFEEGWRAIEFMIDELLPTAEKAGVRLACHPHDPAYPPEGLNGVHHVLGSLEGMKRFIALAPESPSLGFNFCQGTIAEMSSDPNAIVLQAIREFGPRQKIFMVHFRNIKGGYLDFREAMPDEGSVDMAASIKAYREVGYKGILCPDHVPLSDVDPGRERFFAYCLGYTRGLLQTIS, via the coding sequence ATGTATCTTGGCGAACAACTTATCAGTCCAACAGACGAACGCTTGCGCCTGTCGGCCCAATTGGGCTGCGAGGGGATCGTGATCGACACTCGCCCCAACCCCGAGCTTCTGACCGGGGATGGTCTCTGGGACGCTGCCAAAATCACGCAGCAGCGAAAATGGGTCGAAAGCTATGGCATGAGCTGCGATTGTCTTGCTCTGGATCTGGGCTCGCTGTTGCTTGACAGCCTGCGCAATCTGGAAAGGGCCAAGATCAGGGCCGCCCAGTTGCGCCAGCATATTCAGGCCGCAGGAGAAGGTGGCGTCAACATGGTCAAATTCACCGTGGCAATGGTCGGCATCACCCGCACGGGCGTTGTCGATGGACGCGGCGGCATGAAATGCTCGACCTTCAAGGCCAGCGACTATGCGCCGGAGACCGACGCCCGCTTTTCCTATTGGGGCACGGTTTTGCCCGAAGATGGCGAAACCAAATCCGCCAGCCCCGTCTATGACAAGAGCAATCCGGAAACCGGCGGTCAGATGCTGGCAAATGAAGCTGGCGGCATCAGCTTTGAAGAAGGCTGGCGGGCCATCGAATTCATGATCGACGAACTGTTGCCGACAGCGGAAAAGGCAGGCGTCAGACTTGCCTGCCACCCGCATGACCCCGCCTATCCGCCGGAAGGCCTGAATGGCGTGCATCATGTGCTCGGCTCACTGGAGGGCATGAAACGCTTCATCGCACTGGCACCGGAAAGCCCCTCACTCGGCTTCAACTTCTGTCAGGGCACGATCGCTGAAATGTCCAGTGATCCCAATGCCATCGTTCTGCAAGCGATCCGCGAATTCGGCCCCAGACAAAAGATCTTCATGGTCCATTTCCGTAACATCAAGGGCGGCTATCTCGATTTCCGCGAAGCCATGCCCGACGAAGGCTCCGTCGATATGGCCGCATCAATCAAGGCCTATCGCGAAGTCGGCTACAAGGGCATTCTCTGCCCCGACCATGTGCCCCTGTCCGATGTCGATCCGGGAAGAGAGCGCTTTTTCGCCTATTGCCTTGGCTACACACGCGGCCTGTTGCAAACGATCAGCTAA
- a CDS encoding ABC transporter ATP-binding protein, with translation MDMRSPTAPVEIKGVSKRFVRADDNSAKPAGHTVIKELSLSIAPNEIVALIGRSGCGKTTLLHCLAGLVAPDAGCIQPLGLAAQCAVVFQDHRLLPWTSLEQNLLLALRARKTLDRKERLRRVADMLGALDLAAFAKARPAALSGGMAQRAALGRALLQEPALLLMDEPFASLDALTRADMHELLLALQARSPRTILFVTHDLEEAVKLADRVVVMAEGRIIEDFPIALPRPRDLDGVEIRTIQRHLRGLVSHRGESTPNSHSTTPINGGVSAC, from the coding sequence ATGGACATGAGAAGCCCAACGGCACCCGTCGAGATCAAGGGGGTGAGCAAGCGCTTTGTCCGGGCCGACGACAATAGCGCAAAGCCAGCCGGTCACACTGTCATCAAGGAGCTGTCGCTCAGCATAGCCCCCAACGAGATCGTTGCGCTGATCGGCCGTTCCGGATGTGGCAAGACAACCCTTCTGCATTGCCTAGCCGGGCTTGTGGCCCCCGATGCGGGATGCATCCAGCCTCTTGGGCTTGCTGCGCAATGTGCCGTGGTCTTTCAGGATCACCGCCTGCTGCCATGGACCAGTCTTGAACAGAATCTGCTGCTTGCCTTACGAGCGCGGAAGACACTCGACAGGAAAGAAAGACTGAGACGTGTCGCAGACATGCTCGGGGCACTTGATCTTGCAGCCTTTGCCAAGGCCAGGCCCGCCGCCCTGTCGGGTGGCATGGCGCAGAGGGCTGCTCTTGGGCGCGCGCTCTTGCAGGAGCCCGCCCTGTTGCTGATGGATGAGCCCTTTGCCTCGCTTGATGCCCTGACGCGCGCGGACATGCATGAGCTGCTGCTTGCCCTTCAGGCCCGAAGCCCTCGCACCATCCTGTTCGTGACCCATGATCTGGAAGAGGCGGTCAAACTGGCCGACCGGGTGGTCGTCATGGCTGAGGGCAGGATCATTGAAGATTTTCCGATTGCCCTGCCAAGGCCTCGCGATCTGGACGGGGTCGAGATCCGCACCATCCAGCGCCATTTGCGCGGACTGGTCAGTCATCGCGGCGAAAGCACGCCCAATTCTCATTCAACCACCCCCATAAACGGAGGAGTCAGCGCATGCTGA
- a CDS encoding TRAP transporter small permease → MKSLLSHLAQRMDRISVFIGYACIVPYFLCITLSVYEVIMRYGLGRPTQWTFEVLMVLCATSWALTSGFVTQRHRHIAITMLETMVSKKTWRILSLVQLLAALVAITVLILATWRPALEAIEMMERSGSAFNAPTPTYLKSILVTGAILYFLQLLASIIHWFEASDEQGQD, encoded by the coding sequence ATGAAATCACTTTTAAGCCATCTGGCGCAGCGGATGGACAGGATCAGTGTGTTCATAGGGTATGCCTGCATCGTGCCCTATTTCCTGTGCATCACGCTCTCCGTCTATGAAGTCATTATGCGCTATGGGCTGGGTCGCCCGACCCAATGGACTTTTGAGGTATTGATGGTTCTGTGCGCAACGAGCTGGGCCCTCACCTCCGGCTTTGTCACCCAGCGCCATCGCCATATCGCCATCACCATGCTCGAAACAATGGTTTCGAAAAAGACCTGGCGCATTCTGAGCCTCGTGCAGCTTCTGGCCGCCCTTGTCGCCATCACCGTGCTTATTCTGGCAACCTGGCGTCCTGCGCTTGAAGCCATCGAAATGATGGAACGCTCCGGCAGCGCCTTCAACGCTCCTACCCCGACCTATCTGAAAAGCATTCTGGTGACAGGAGCCATTCTCTATTTTCTGCAACTTCTTGCCAGCATCATTCACTGGTTTGAAGCGTCGGACGAGCAAGGACAAGACTGA